Part of the Plectropomus leopardus isolate mb chromosome 7, YSFRI_Pleo_2.0, whole genome shotgun sequence genome, GTCGGAGTACTTTGGCGTTCCCATGCAAGAGCCATCTGACccctttgaggtcattttcatAAAAGGTATGTTACATACAGGCAGGATCATAGCTAAATTAAGTTTGTCGGTCTGCCTTACACGAGACATTGACAATACCCTTTCTTCACGGAGGGTGAAGAAAGAGTTAATGCAGAGAGTTTCAGGtcttctgctgttttcttttttaggcTCCTTGTCTGCAATGCGATTTGTGACAGCAGTACAGGAGAGGGAGCAGGGTGGAGACAAGCAGGTGGAGCAGGTGTCCCGGAGCTCTGCAGAAGGATCTGGACTGAGGACAAAGACATCACTGAACCTGCATCCTTAACTGAGGTATAAACATATCCGGCCTGGTTGTGGTTGAaagttcttttaaaataaatgatcattttattattttccataatatcactttttttgaaGGCAGCAATGAAGGCAGGACTGTCTGAAAGGGACATTAAAGAGGCGCTGAAGCTGTCCACCTCAAAGGAGatcaaagacaaactgaagaGTACCACACAGGATGCTCTTGATTATGGGGTCAGTCCTCCTACAGTTGAAGATTCAGATGAGACATGACATTACGATGTAATGACCGAAATCTCCCCTGTTGTGTCTTCTCAGTCATTTGGCTTCCCCATGTTGGTGTGTCACGTCAACGGAAAGCCAGAGATGTTTTTTGGATCGGACAGATTTGAGCTCATGGCCCACTGCATTGGTGAGAAAACTTGTACTGTGCATCATTCTCGAACACACATAATGTGAAAGTTACAacacaaagaataaaaatacatttggtatCAACAGTTTTTATTATAGGGTAGAGAGAAACTGCTGTCAACAGCACAAACcgcttttctatttttgtttctgtggtttgtgCAAAGTTCAGCATCTCATTAGCAACTCAAGCGGAAACTATCTGAGGTTCCTAACCAGTCTAATTTTGTTCTGTTGCAGGGGAGAAGTGGCACGGGCCTCAGCCTGATAAATCTGCTGCCAAGATGTGAGAGACAAAGCAGCCTTTTCACCCTGTTGATGCCAATAGCTGGAGCCTGGAGGTGGATGATGCTGGGGTGGAGGTTTGGCTGACAGACCAGGCAGCAATACTGATgcggagcagcagcagcattgacGAGGCAGGTGGAGAGCAGGGAagtttttgcagctttaataGTAATAATGGAGAGTGAGGGATGACGTGTGCATGAATCAATGAAGCTTGAGTCATATGCCTGAAGTAGCTTGCAGGGAACGCTAAACATAATAACtatatgtgttgttgtgttatATTGTAACTATATTGTGTGTCTGTtgagtggtgcaggaatgaaTTAGCTCTCACATGTTGTTCTATGACATTTAGTTTACCACACTCGTAAACTTTTAGGCCTTgggtcttaaaaaaggcggtcgCTAAAAGGTGGCTAAACGGAACAACAGGACgtcacaacaacaaacacagctttacagccttgttgtggtggtggaATTAAGTCATGGTACTGTAGTGCACTTTGTTTAAAGCCTAATGATAGCTTTTTAACTCTGGTGATTGCTTTTACATTCCCAAAATTCTGGAagtgttcatttgtgaggattattttgctgaacctgcaagtatcataaaaatatgtttgctacagattattattattattattattattattattgttattatttattattattattattattattattattattattattattattattattattattattactgttgttgttcattttttttatattcctttatttttattttattttttgcaataatccaaaatccaatgaaaaaactACAGTCTTTTTGAGGAGGGAACCGTGGACGATGAACGTCATCCCTGCAACACTCTATtaaaaagaacatgaaaaacTTACACATGATAAAGCTGTTTATCTTTTATATCAAATCACTAAAGTACGCAAAGTATGCGACTGTGTATTTGTAGCAGTATGTAAcacatcattttatatttttgcccGTGTGTGGCTGTAAAGGTGGTGGGATGGTTGGCCCACCTATAAGcacttttacatcttttttacATCCCAGCATTTCTTGGTTTTCTCAGGCagcatcaatttcaaaagtatttgtgtctttctactacAGATACATcttagttttattaaaaaggcatctttccagcagtgtaATACCTGTTGTTATCAGCATCTTAAAGTTGccattgtgagcatgtttgtGAGCTCTCTTATAATTCAGGTCCTGAGTTTTAAACCCATTGAGGGTGGAGGCCTTCctgtttcctcccacagtccaaatacatgtttgtgtgtatgaggTTGTCTGTTGGTGTTTGCTTTGTGGTAGACTGACGAGATGTTCAGGGTGTAACCCTCGTCTTTCCCAGTGAGTGCAGAGATTCACTCCACCTCCAGCAGCACCAAACAGGATGTGGCTACAAataatgaatggatggataaaCTTTTGATATGAAATGTTACTTTATACTATGTTTAGAGGATCCACTGACAAGTATATTAATTCAGgtatttattgcatttaaaaCCCTATAGCGTTTCCTGACGGTAGCAGTTTGTATTCAAAATACAGGACATGTGAGGGGTCTGCGGTGGTTTTCCTAGCCTTTCTTACCTATATCCTTTTCCACAAAGCTGATTTAATACAATATACTATCTATCTCTAGCACAGCATGTGTCACAGCGTCATTGCCATCTTTCCAACCCTATTTGACAGCTCCAGTCActagtttattttcagattaaggttttgcagaaaaaaaacgtgGTAATACCATAAAATACATTGCATTTATGTAATCAACAAAATGGATATCCAATAAAGGAAAATGCTTCTAATTTGTGTAGTGTAACTTtatttcctccctcctctcccattaataatttaatgacCTCTCAGATTTAtcttattaaaataattaaactaaCTTCACTTTGACCAGCTACAATAGCGAAGTGTAACTTTTGTATAGCTGCATCAATATTAACAACCTTAAAATGTACTATTTGATTAATTATAACTTTCATGGGCCATTTTTCTGCAGAATGCGTTGGCCCATTTGAAccttttatagtttattttgctgATATTACTCATGTGCTTTTACTTCAGCAgaatttttaaatgcaggacttttaccttTAAATGAGTACTggtacatttttgtgttggttCTTCTGCTATAGTAAAGTACTTAAGCTTTTCCACCCCTATAAAACTGCATTATCTTTATAGACAgcacagtatttatttatttttcaaaatattattaatcACCATTGAATGCCTGTACCTGAAAGAAGtacagttttttattattgactAAATACTCCAGAGCGAGCCAAGCCTGCCATACAAGTTCCAGTTCAATGAAAGCCAAACACACTTAACAAAAggcctaaaaatgacaaagagtGGCAAGACCAGTTTCCCAAACAAAGAGGAGGAAGGCAGGGTCGACATATGTCAAACTCACTGAAACAGCTTATTACAGAATAAGGTCAAGAAAACTAAGAAAAGGCAGCGTAAGACTTTGGAGCTCCATAAACCTGACATCAGTGTGATGCATCACTTTATAAAGAAAGGAGTGGGGCAGACAGGAGGAAGAAGGAAGAGGTAAACAAGAGAGCAGAGGGATAAGGTGTAGGTGAGGAGGGTGGAgttaagaaacacacacacaacgtgGAACATAGACAAACAGAGAGCAGCACGGTGCTCCCCTGAGCCGGACAAGTCGCctgagaaaaacaagacaataaagATCTGAGCAGCACAACACATTCAGCTGGGAGGATGTATGAAAAGAGCCTGACTGTGTGAAGAAGGGAAACATGAGCCCGAAATAACAGGATTGAACAATTCTTATTTGGATATAAGACACAACTGAGGAGCTGAGGTAAGGTACAAGTCTTTTCTATTGTCTTTAAAGTCATGTCATATATATTAAGGCAGCTCTGAAATAAAGTGAGCTCATGTTAATGGGTTTTGTCAATGTCATAAAAGCTTTTACTCTCACTCGGGTTACTCTTTCTGTGGTggttttgacatattttattagttttgaGTGTGCAAGCAGGTGCTTCGTTTGCCCTCTGGGTGTGTAGAACAACagtagcattttaaaaaaaatgcagataaacaGGTTTAGGGATCTTGGATCTGTCGTTAAAGGAAGATCATGTGCTTGAAGATTTTCCCTGTCAGGCCACAGAGTCATTTATGTGCCtatacagtgtattttaaacAACCAGTTTTATAAATGATAAATCTTATAAGTCAATAAATAGTCTTGAATTTGGCCTTTATTTTAATATCTAGTTTCATTTAtccactttttaatttatttttgtcaaaatcagtGCAGCTGTATGTAAATGAATAATCTGTTTAAAAGGCTTATCCAGGTTATGATCATATATTTGGGATATGAGTATTTGATATGAGGAGTTTACATGAGCACAGGAAAACTGGGTTATTCATATTCCCCAAACACATTCACTCACTGAGTCAAGCTCTTTTGCATGAAATTCCACATTTCTAATGATACaatcctttttttatataagaTTTGTctaatttgttatttattatttatttaaactctgGAGTAACTGGGGGAGACCCTCTTTCAGTGCATCAGAGTGTACATAGCATTTCATTGACAGGACACACACAATCAGTTTAAAGCAATAGAACAAGCACCAATacatactgaaaaataaataaatacggTTTATAAGTAAGAGTTATTGGCGAAAGAATTACATGTTGATGGTGAATGATTTATGAGTAAGGAtctaaaatgaccaaaaaaaaacaaagtcacattgTAACAGATTCCATGATTCTGCTGCACAAATACAGGAAGCAGTCTTGCCAATATTATTTCTGGCACAGGGAACCTGAAGAACTAGACCTTCACTGGAGcgtgtttttgctttcttttactttttacttgcACATATCTGTTGGAAAAATGTAGATTGACCTAATTCTctctaataaccatattccAAAAACCTACCTCTGCACCGAACCACATACATATATACTACTTTCCAGTATGcttacctgcaatgcttgaataagatAAACTGACTGAAATCAGACTTGAATTtggttgaaaatgacaaagaaaggtcttaaaaagcttaaaatgttAGTGTCTGATACCTGTTAAAGCAGCTTTGAATTCAGATAACAGCTTTAGGATTCCTCAGTTAGagattatacattttatttctgttcacAACTTTTTGGAAGCTTAATCTTAAGATTGACCAATGATTAATGTCTGTGGTGTAAGACCAAAAGGATCAAATATTTGTCACATAAGAGGATGAATTAAACAAAAGTAGTTTGGTAAGGTATCAGAGTCTCTGTTCTGATTGCCAGTTGTCCGTGGCAGGAAGCAACAGTTTGGCATACCTCAGAGACAGTGATACAACGTCTGAAGTTCCTGGTCTCAGTTACACGTTTGCAGACACCTTCACATACTGGATACCTGCAAGAGTCGAGTTACTCGTCACAGATTCAGCCCCAAACGCGCCATTGTCACTTGATGTGTTGCTTAAAGCTGTTTGTCAGCATCTGGAAATACTAAAGTCTGACTGTGTGAACTGTGTTTGAAGAAtagaaaaaggtaaataaaatacttttctttatttgcatttctttgtacaTTTGACAGGATGTCTTCAATATCAGAGGCAGACTTCCGCTGCGAACATGGCGATACTATCTGTGGTAAGTTTTATCAGCAGAGACAGAACCAACCTGTTCAGGCCATTAGAGGTTTTGTTAAATATACCAAACATACCAGCACAGACTGTACAGATAAACATGTTTGAGTGATAGTAAAGGTTGATGTTtccttgttgtgtgtgtgtgtgtgtgtgtgtgtgtgtgtgtgtgtgtgtgtgtgtgtgtgttcctgcttGCAGAAATCCGTGTGTACGAGCAGGAGGTGATCATTGTGCCCATCTTGCTGCTGGCCAGCTTCCTGGTCACTCTGgtctttattttgctgctgcGCTTTTGTCCAGAGAAAGTCGATCGCATCCGTCCACAGGCCTCAAAGCCGGCCACCAGGAGGGTGCTGCATGGCATCGATGGTAAGACAAAAGTTTGttcatatttgtttaaatacattaaatcaCAGTAATAAGATTGGATCTGTCAGCAAACTGTCAGCAGGCTGATTCCATGtgcatatttttgtaatttgcttttttctaGAAGGCTCATTATATGTAATTTTAGCCAACTTTTAATGCAtgtatgtttgtctttgtttagcACACATGAATCTGTCCGTAAATCATAATCCTAGTATCAATCATTTCAGTTTAAACTTAGCTGTAAGTCTGACATataattttgtcagttttaacaaAGTATAATGCAGTcaggaagaaaaaatacaagaaaaatgacacaggcgcccataaaaaaatattaaaaatctgtCAGGATTACTTAATCACTTTCATTCAATGATTAAAgattgacaagaaaatgaaaaatacagctgaaaaatagaataaataaaactaacagTCTTTTGTCTCATCTTGCCTACTCATTTGTCTGCCTGTAAATTGCTGAGTCacagttttgaaaatgtcttaaaatgtttgtgatcATCAGATATAAGTGAGATGCATTTTGCTCAGTGTATTCATAATGTCAAGGACTAAATATGCACAGTTGACAGTAAAACCAGCCCTACTTTGTGTTACAGATCAGTGATAGATTCAAGAAAGAATAGATCattaaactttactttttgtacATTATAAAGTGTAAAGCAGCACTGCAGAACCTGCCTACAGAAATTCAAATTGTCCTTTTTACCCACTCTCATGTAAATTCTTCAACTTATCTCTAATGATAATtattctctgtttctctctctccatagCTCCAGCGGGTATCAATGTCCTGGAGCATGAAAGCATCGCTCTGGACATGCCCAGTTCCTACTCCACCTTCCACCCCCCGAACACTTACTACTCCAAAAACCTCTCCATGGCTGTGGACACACCCTCTCTCCCCCCGAGCCCCCCACCGCAGCCCTACAAGCCCAGTTTCACTCCCATCGTCCAGCCCAGAGAGCTGCCCCGGAAGAGACTACCTGAGACCTTCAACCTGGTCTCCCCTCTGCCTGCTGCCTTCTCCCTGCGCTCAGAgtcctgtgtgtctctctaCAGGGCCCGCATGGAAAACAGGAATGTGGTACTGCGAGTCCTTAATGGTGAGATGGTTAAACCTGAATTTTATGGCAGGTTTTTCTCAGCTGATTTTCTGAATTTACAGTGTTTCACTCTCATCGTTGCCCTTCACAGACTCGGCTGAtgccacagagagacacaactTCCTGGGCTTTGCATCCTTCCTGGCGCAGCTGGGACCACATCCCTTCTTGCCAGAGCTTCTCGGTGTTGTCTCACTTCGAGCTCCTCTGGTTACAGTCGTAGAAGAGCTGGAGAACAGAGACCTGCTCAGCTTCCTGTGGCGATGCAGACAGGTATGTTTTTACTGAGGGGATACTGCTGCCATGTGTGTCACCTCACTTTAAGccaaattatgtatttaactCATTGAAACCTAAGTACACTGGTTtgaatttttattcaaaaacatgcctagaaagcaatgagcaacataaaatgacatgacatttccagacattttccccaggaatttaaaacaattaattttcagcttgtttttgtcactttttcattaatttgttgcaatttgtggttcattttatgccaaattgctcattgcccttttcatgttttcaaaagaaataaa contains:
- the styk1b gene encoding tyrosine-protein kinase STYK1b, translating into MSSISEADFRCEHGDTICEIRVYEQEVIIVPILLLASFLVTLVFILLLRFCPEKVDRIRPQASKPATRRVLHGIDAPAGINVLEHESIALDMPSSYSTFHPPNTYYSKNLSMAVDTPSLPPSPPPQPYKPSFTPIVQPRELPRKRLPETFNLVSPLPAAFSLRSESCVSLYRARMENRNVVLRVLNDSADATERHNFLGFASFLAQLGPHPFLPELLGVVSLRAPLVTVVEELENRDLLSFLWRCRQEHVDPPCEMTERRIFTMAKQVASALEFLHSKDLLHGNIRARSVLVSRECTAKLWGLHGVYTRKNQGATQKDDPSMKKWQAPELLAKRPASQSSDIWSFGILLYEMATLGEAPFAEISVNELLQFHQRGKSLKKPSNCSNTLYSVIKSCCQWKDQDRPTLAEMSRKLVSGEKSASDKVLKASGTVNIEQYLQEAGYGETNSYTVF